From the genome of Labrus bergylta chromosome 4, fLabBer1.1, whole genome shotgun sequence, one region includes:
- the LOC109985214 gene encoding insulin-like growth factor-binding protein 3 isoform X1 produces the protein MDSCFRALCMTFLLASFTRRSGAIGPVIKCEPCDAGARLLCKPLPKDCAEKVREPGCGCCMTCALSFGQPCGVYTGRCGFGLTCQHQPGDTKPLLALLEGRGICANATNKRLIVRPTPPVNELPADNTESQDEERNFTGLIPQTLYSTQRPMGPLRHPLHPFFPSAKSEVLRREQQKRTQSFKMEELPGSLITDQLNFSLETKQEPEYGPCQREIESILSSLKITDILNPRGFRIPNCDKKGFYKKKQCRPSKGRKRGFCWCVDKYGQPLPGFDGKERGDAQYYNSDSQ, from the exons ATGGATTCCTGCTTTCGCGCACTTTGCATGACTTTTCTCCTCGCATCGTTCACTCGAAGGTCAGGTGCAATCGGACCGGTTATAAAATGCGAGCCATGTGACGCCGGAGCGAGGCTTTTGTGCAAACCTTTACCCAAGGACTGTGCAGAGAAGGTCCGCGAACCGGGCTGCGGCTGCTGCATGACCTGCGCGCTGAGTTTCGGCCAGCCGTGCGGCGTGTACACCGGGAGATGTGGCTTCGGACTCACATGTCAGCATCAGCCCGGGGATACGAAACCTCTGCTGGCTCTGCTGGAGGGACGAGGGATTTGTGCAAATGCTACTAATAAACGACTTATCGTCAGACCAACACCTCCAGTTAATGAACTTCCAG CAGATAATACTGAGTCTCAGGATGAGGAGAGGAATTTCACCGGTTTAATCCCTCAAACATTGTACAGCACCCAAAGACCAATGGGACCACTGAGGCATCCGCTTCACCCCTTTTTCCCCTCTGCCAAGTCAGAAGTCCTTCGCAGGGAACAGCAGAAGAGAACCCAGAGCTTTAAGATGGAGGAGCTCCCAGGTTCACTCATCACAGACCAACTAAACTTCTCACTGGAAACAAAACAGGAGCCTGAGTAT GGACCCTGTCAGAGGGAGATTGAGAGCATCCTCAGCAGCCTCAAGATTACAGACATCCTCAACCCCAGAGGTTTCCGGATACCAAACTGTGACAAGAAGGGTTTCTATAAGAAAAAGCAG TGCCGTCCATCCAAAGGCAGAAAGCGAGGCTTCTGCTGGTGTGTGGACAAATACGGGCAGCCTTTGCCAGGTTTTGATGGGAAGGAGCGAGGAGACGCCCAGTACTACAACTCCGACAGCCAATAG
- the LOC109985214 gene encoding insulin-like growth factor-binding protein 3 isoform X2, whose protein sequence is MDSCFRALCMTFLLASFTRRSGAIGPVIKCEPCDAGARLLCKPLPKDCAEKVREPGCGCCMTCALSFGQPCGVYTGRCGFGLTCQHQPGDTKPLLALLEGRGICANATNKRLIVRPTPPVNELPDNTESQDEERNFTGLIPQTLYSTQRPMGPLRHPLHPFFPSAKSEVLRREQQKRTQSFKMEELPGSLITDQLNFSLETKQEPEYGPCQREIESILSSLKITDILNPRGFRIPNCDKKGFYKKKQCRPSKGRKRGFCWCVDKYGQPLPGFDGKERGDAQYYNSDSQ, encoded by the exons ATGGATTCCTGCTTTCGCGCACTTTGCATGACTTTTCTCCTCGCATCGTTCACTCGAAGGTCAGGTGCAATCGGACCGGTTATAAAATGCGAGCCATGTGACGCCGGAGCGAGGCTTTTGTGCAAACCTTTACCCAAGGACTGTGCAGAGAAGGTCCGCGAACCGGGCTGCGGCTGCTGCATGACCTGCGCGCTGAGTTTCGGCCAGCCGTGCGGCGTGTACACCGGGAGATGTGGCTTCGGACTCACATGTCAGCATCAGCCCGGGGATACGAAACCTCTGCTGGCTCTGCTGGAGGGACGAGGGATTTGTGCAAATGCTACTAATAAACGACTTATCGTCAGACCAACACCTCCAGTTAATGAACTTCCAG ATAATACTGAGTCTCAGGATGAGGAGAGGAATTTCACCGGTTTAATCCCTCAAACATTGTACAGCACCCAAAGACCAATGGGACCACTGAGGCATCCGCTTCACCCCTTTTTCCCCTCTGCCAAGTCAGAAGTCCTTCGCAGGGAACAGCAGAAGAGAACCCAGAGCTTTAAGATGGAGGAGCTCCCAGGTTCACTCATCACAGACCAACTAAACTTCTCACTGGAAACAAAACAGGAGCCTGAGTAT GGACCCTGTCAGAGGGAGATTGAGAGCATCCTCAGCAGCCTCAAGATTACAGACATCCTCAACCCCAGAGGTTTCCGGATACCAAACTGTGACAAGAAGGGTTTCTATAAGAAAAAGCAG TGCCGTCCATCCAAAGGCAGAAAGCGAGGCTTCTGCTGGTGTGTGGACAAATACGGGCAGCCTTTGCCAGGTTTTGATGGGAAGGAGCGAGGAGACGCCCAGTACTACAACTCCGACAGCCAATAG
- the LOC109985238 gene encoding insulin-like growth factor-binding protein 1, producing the protein MSGLCEKLRLVAAVALAILAVVSSSPVLGPEPIRCAVCSQDKLNDCPAIPADCKQVLREPGCGCCMACALERGASCGVHTAHCGEGLRCTPRPGEARPLHALTRGQGVCTENLSQDEADGAPEQGSLHYLLGLNLPLDHQDTAEGQESFKAKINAIRNKLVQEGPCHIELHAALDMIASSQQTLGERFTTFYLPNCDKYGFYKPKQCESSLTGPPARCWCVSSWNGKKIPGSSDFLDDSECHQEVSH; encoded by the exons ATGTCTGGATTATGTGAGAAACTGAGATTAGTGGCAGCAGTTGCTCTGGCTATCTTGGCTGTGGTGAGCTCATCCCCGGTGTTGGGACCGGAGCCTATCCGCTGTGCCGTGTGTTCGCAGGACAAACTGAACGACTGTCCTGCCATCCCAGCAGACTGCAAGCAGGTGCTGAGGGAGCCTGGCTGTGGCTGCTGCATGGCCTGCGCCCTGGAGAGAGGAGCGTCCTGTGGGGTGCACACAGCCCACTGTGGTGAGGGTCTTCGCTGCACTCCCAGGCCTGGTGAGGCCAGACCGCTGCACGCACTGACCAGAGGACAGGGGGTCTGCACTGAAAACCTGAGCCAAG ATGAAGCAGATGGAGCTCCTGAACAAGGCTCCCTGCACTACCTGCTGGGTCTCAACCTTCCTCTTGATCACCAAGACACCGCTGAAGGGCAAGAGAGTTTCAAAGCGAAGATCAATGCCATCCGCAACAAACTGGTTCAAGAG GGTCCCTGTCACATTGAACTGCATGCTGCTCTTGACATGATAGCGAGCTCTCAGCAGACACTAGGAGAGAGGTTCACTACTTTTTACCTCCCTAACTGTGACAAGTACGGCTTCTACAAACCCAAACAG TGTGAGTCATCTCTGACTGGACCGCCGGCTCGCTGCTGGTGTGTCTCTTCCTGGAATGGGAAGAAGATCCCAGGATCCAGTGACTTTCTCGATGACTCAGAGTGTCATCAAGAAGTTAGTCACTAA